A window of Paenibacillus sp. 19GGS1-52 contains these coding sequences:
- a CDS encoding HPr family phosphocarrier protein — protein MQTTFRIIDEDGIHARPATALVNTATKFKDTEAYAEAKGKKVTLKSILGVLSLGLEAGDTLSLITEGTEEAEAMKALQEIMIKEGLGELHE, from the coding sequence ATGCAAACAACATTCAGAATTATCGACGAAGACGGAATTCATGCACGCCCGGCAACAGCGCTGGTAAATACAGCTACAAAATTTAAGGATACTGAGGCTTATGCCGAAGCTAAAGGCAAAAAAGTAACCTTGAAATCCATTCTCGGCGTATTGTCCCTCGGTCTTGAAGCTGGCGATACCTTGTCTTTGATTACTGAAGGCACTGAAGAAGCGGAAGCGATGAAGGCACTTCAAGAAATCATGATCAAAGAAGGGCTGGGAGAGCTTCATGAGTAA
- the ptsP gene encoding phosphoenolpyruvate--protein phosphotransferase, protein MSKISGIAASAGIAVARAFILEHPDYTITKTAISDTEAEVAKLNDALAKSKTELQVIKERTLAELGEKKAEIFESHLLILEDPELISPVTDKIREESVNADYALNVIATQFIEMFENMKSTYLQERAADMRDVTKRVLNHLLGIHYVSPAEINEEVIVIAQDLTPSDTAQLNRKFVKGFTTNIGGRTSHSAIMARSLEIPAVVGTKDVLSKVKTGDLVIVDGLNGDVLINPSEAEVAEYISKQKAYDLQIAEWKKLRDEPTVSADGKHVELAANIGTPNDVNGVIENGGEGVGLYRTEFLYMGRDKLPSEEIQYNAYRTVLENMKGKPVVVRTLDIGGDKELPYLELPKEMNPFLGFRAIRLCLDRQDIFRTQLRALLRASVHGDLRIMFPMIAVLSEFRAARDLLLEEKAKLKEEGIEVSDNIQLGIMVEIPSTAVLADQFAKEVDFFSIGTNDLIQYTMAADRMNEQVSYLYQPYNPAILRLVKMVIDAAHAEGKWTGMCGEMAGDTTAIPLLLGLGLDEFSMSATSILPARSQISKLSAADMKELAAKALQLGTAEEVAVLVQSIGN, encoded by the coding sequence ATGAGTAAAATTTCAGGAATCGCGGCTTCAGCAGGGATTGCCGTAGCTCGTGCCTTTATCCTGGAACACCCGGATTATACGATTACGAAGACTGCTATCAGTGATACAGAAGCAGAAGTCGCTAAACTGAATGATGCCCTCGCCAAATCAAAAACCGAGTTGCAAGTCATTAAAGAGCGTACTTTGGCAGAGCTCGGAGAGAAGAAGGCAGAGATTTTTGAATCTCATCTGCTCATACTCGAAGACCCTGAACTGATCAGCCCCGTAACTGACAAAATCCGTGAGGAATCGGTTAACGCGGACTATGCATTAAATGTAATAGCCACTCAATTTATTGAAATGTTCGAAAATATGAAAAGCACATATCTTCAGGAACGCGCTGCTGATATGCGGGACGTAACCAAACGGGTGTTGAACCACCTGCTGGGCATCCATTATGTTAGCCCTGCTGAAATTAATGAAGAGGTTATTGTCATTGCTCAGGATCTGACTCCATCCGATACGGCGCAGTTAAACCGCAAATTCGTTAAAGGTTTCACAACGAATATCGGTGGACGTACATCCCATTCCGCTATTATGGCCCGCTCTCTGGAGATTCCAGCGGTTGTAGGGACTAAGGATGTTCTATCCAAAGTAAAAACCGGTGATCTGGTTATCGTGGACGGTCTTAACGGAGATGTTCTGATCAATCCTAGCGAAGCAGAAGTCGCAGAATACATCAGCAAACAAAAGGCCTATGACTTGCAGATCGCAGAGTGGAAGAAACTACGCGATGAGCCGACAGTTTCGGCTGATGGCAAACATGTTGAGCTGGCTGCCAATATTGGTACACCTAACGATGTAAATGGTGTTATTGAAAATGGCGGGGAAGGTGTGGGTCTGTATCGTACAGAATTTCTGTACATGGGCCGCGACAAGTTGCCTTCCGAAGAAATTCAGTACAATGCTTATCGTACCGTGCTGGAGAATATGAAGGGCAAACCCGTAGTTGTGCGTACTCTTGATATCGGTGGTGACAAAGAGCTGCCTTATCTTGAGCTGCCGAAGGAAATGAACCCTTTCTTAGGATTCCGCGCTATACGTTTGTGTCTGGATCGTCAGGACATCTTCCGCACACAGCTGCGGGCCCTGCTTAGAGCGAGTGTTCACGGAGACCTTCGTATTATGTTCCCGATGATCGCTGTGCTTAGCGAGTTCCGGGCTGCACGTGATTTGCTGCTGGAAGAAAAAGCTAAGCTGAAAGAAGAAGGTATTGAAGTTTCGGACAACATTCAACTGGGCATAATGGTCGAGATACCATCCACTGCTGTTCTTGCCGACCAGTTTGCCAAGGAAGTTGATTTCTTCAGTATCGGTACAAATGACCTTATCCAGTATACGATGGCTGCTGACCGTATGAATGAACAGGTATCTTACCTGTATCAGCCGTACAATCCGGCTATCCTGCGTTTGGTCAAAATGGTTATAGACGCAGCACATGCGGAAGGCAAGTGGACAGGAATGTGTGGCGAAATGGCTGGAGACACAACAGCTATTCCGTTGCTTCTGGGACTTGGTCTTGATGAATTCAGCATGAGCGCGACTTCAATCCTGCCTGCGCGCAGCCAAATCTCCAAATTGTCTGCTGCAGATATGAAGGAATTGGCCGCCAAAGCACTGCAATTGGGCACTGCTGAGGAAGTTGCGGTGCTTGTGCAGAGCATCGGCAATTAA